One stretch of Prunus persica cultivar Lovell chromosome G1, Prunus_persica_NCBIv2, whole genome shotgun sequence DNA includes these proteins:
- the LOC18788800 gene encoding pectinesterase yields the protein MDHLSLFNTCFLIFISPIFMAQYSSSSVSIRCSQTPYPQVCNHFINANLLSTLDDHEQRFTFRDLTLKVTMDQAIGAHQLVSSLNLNSLKDERAKLAWNDCLELHEDTVDKINRSIRSSNALDANTWLSASIANQQTCQNGFTNLKIPNSYLQSFPNYVTLTTNLSKLLSNSLSLHKASTSPSALHFSKQVRGKRRLLLSESDDGFPEWVSFADRKLLRSTGGGPKADMVVAQDGSGNYETISEAVGAAQNLRSGSTERFVIHVKAGVYKENVEIKKTLKNIMFIGDGIDATIVTGNRNSQDGSTTYSSATFGVTGEGFIAQGMTFENTAGPQKHQAVALRSGADHSVFYRCSFKGYQDTLYVYSQRQFYRECDVYGTIDFICGDATAVLQNCNVYVRKPMSNQVNTVTAQSRTDANENTGIVIHSSRVTAAPDLRAVQGSFRTYLGRPWKKYSRTVIMKSDLDGLIDPAGWFPWSGSFALSTLYYGEYMNSGAGGATGGRVKWPGYRVITSAVEAGKFTVGNILAGESWIPATGVPFSAGL from the exons ATGGATCACCTTTCTTTGTTCAAtacttgttttcttattttcatttctcctaTATTCATGGCGCAATATAGCTCTTCTTCTGTAAGTATACGATGCAGCCAAACCCCATACCCTCAAGTCTGCAACCATTTCATCAACGCCAACCTCTTATCAACCCTAGATGATCATGAACAAAGGTTTACATTTCGTGATTTGACACTTAAAGTCACCATGGACCAAGCCATTGGAGCCCATCAACTCGTCTCATCCTTGAACTTGAACTCATTGAAAGATGAGAGAGCCAAGTTGGCTTGGAATGATTGTTTGGAGCTCCATGAGGACACCGTCGACAAGATCAATCGTTCGATTCGCTCCAGCAACGCCCTAGACGCCAATACATGGTTAAGTGCATCGATTGCTAATCAGCAAACTTGCCAAAATGGTTTCACCAATCTCAAAATTCCTAATTCTTATTTACAATCATTTCCAAATTATGTCACGCTAACAACCAACCTGTCCAAGCTGCTTAGCAATTCACTGTCACTACACAAGGCCTCAACTTCACCGTCGGCTTTGCATTTCAGCAAACAGGTTCGTGGGAAACGACGCTTATTGCTCTCGGAATCAGATGATGGGTTCCCGGAATGGGTTTCGTTTGCTGATCGAAAGCTTCTGCGATCGACTGGGGGTGGGCCAAAAGCTGATATGGTAGTAGCCCAAGATGGGTCTGGAAACTACGAGACAATTTCCGAGGCTGTGGGTGCTGCGCAGAACCTACGAAGTGGGTCCACTGAAAGATTTGTTATACACGTGAAAGCTGGGGTTTACAAAGAGAACGTTGAGATTAAGAAGACATTGAAGAACATCATGTTCATTGGTGATGGGATTGATGCAACCATTGTTACCGGGAACAGAAATAGCCAAGATGGTTCAACCACATATAGCTCTGCCACTTTTG GGGTTACGGGGGAAGGCTTCATTGCTCAGGGCATGACATTTGAGAACACAGCAGGGCCGCAGAAACACCAAGCCGTGGCACTGCGCTCCGGCGCGGATCACTCAGTGTTCTACCGTTGCAGCTTCAAAGGCTACCAAGACACTTTATACGTATATTCCCAACGCCAATTCTACCGTGAGTGCGACGTATACGGCACCATAGACTTCATCTGCGGCGACGCCACGGCCGTGCTCCAAAACTGCAACGTGTACGTGAGAAAACCAATGAGCAACCAAGTAAACACCGTCACAGCACAGTCGAGGACCGACGCCAATGAGAACACAGGCATTGTTATCCATAGCTCGCGTGTGACAGCTGCTCCGGACTTGAGAGCTGTGCAAGGCTCGTTTAGGACCTATTTGGGCAGGCCATGGAAAAAGTACTCGAGGACGGTGATCATGAAGAGCGATCTAGATGGGTTGATTGACCCGGCTGGTTGGTTCCCATGGAGCGGAAGCTTTGCCCTCTCTACACTTTATTATGGTGAGTACATGAACTCTGGGGCTGGTGGTGCCACTGGAGGGAGGGTCAAGTGGCCAGGCTATCGTGTCATAACGAGTGCGGTGGAGGCCGGGAAGTTTACAGTTGGGAACATATTGGCCGGAGAATCGTGGATTCCAGCCACCGGAGTGCCATTTTCAGCTGGTCTGTGA